One region of Oryza glaberrima chromosome 7, OglaRS2, whole genome shotgun sequence genomic DNA includes:
- the LOC127778682 gene encoding uncharacterized protein LOC127778682 — protein MTPTLIDIIMIIGLDETSSANPMSLNTKNQYDFRTKSIGGWSGYVAAYMGQGSVTPREHIAFLLMWLEKFLFCGSSCGPTTNWQFVAEALESKRQFPLGKILLGYLYQTLNNASAKIAVGSVVGAGGPWWLLQTWLNLVVMKAVNRPSVIEAEFPRLEPIIEDDGEERTHGTCMSYGEYASTPADAGAKLSAELLKDWFCSFYEGFQKDARVWFPCEDSVHLDLPSDFRFEDINHERYQKSREVFSAAISPCILPVGIHQGRNIQVSYEFYHPMSSARQLGIGQLPICLFFANKIQCRGEISSTLMMDRVLNIQGPPLGSIENIELATFRSRAFDRWWGEWKLHLFHQSASMYMTDLFPDVIPQTTEFYPPHQSNSGRDIEYAPGLIPNGGGPSLPVIGYHAPKDFKSSPRAH, from the exons ATGACACCAACCCTGATAGATATCATCATGATCATTGGTCTGGATGAgacctcatcggctaaccctatgagtcTGAACACCAAGAATCAGTATGACTTCaggaccaagagcataggcggttggtctggttatgtggcagcatatatgggccaaggatcTGTCACTCCTCGAGAGCATATAGCCTTTCTGCTGATGTGGCTGGAGAAATTTCTTTTCTGTGGATCAAGCTGCGGTCCTACAACCAATTGGCAGTTCGTAGCCGAGGCCTTGGAATCAAAAAGGCAATTCCctttaggcaaaatcctcctcggctatctgTACCAAACGCTGAACAATGCATCAGCTAAGATAGCtgtcggctcagtagttggagcaggtggaccatggtggctgctgcagACTTGGTTAAATTTAGTGGTCATGAAagctgtcaatcggccatccgtGATAGAAGCCGAATTCCCAAGACTAGAGCCAATTATAGAAgacgatggagaagaacgcacccatggcacatgcatgtcatatggagaatatgcatccacaccagccgatgctggagcaaagttatcggctgagctgctcaaagattggttctgcagcttttatgagGGCTTCCAAAAAGATGCCCGAGTCTGGTTTCCTTGTGAAGATTCAGTGCATCTTGATCTCCCATCGGACTTCcgatttgaagacatcaaccaTGAGAGATACCAAAAGTCCAGAGAAGTCTTCTCGGCTGCAAttagcccatgcatccttcctgtcggcattcatcaagggAGGAATATTCAAGTCTCTTATGAATTTTATCATCCGATGAGTTCTGCCAGACAACTTGGGATTGGTCAACTACCAATCTGCTTGTTCTTTGCCAATAAAATTCAATGCCGAGGAGAGATCtcatcaaccttgatgatggatcgggTGTTGAATATCCAAGGACCTCCTTTGGGCAGCATTGAAAATATAGAGCTGGCAACCTTCAGGAGCAGggcatttgacagatggtggggtgaatggaagctgcatctgtTCCATCAATCAGCTtctatgtacatgacagatctcTTTCCGGACGTCATCCCTCAG acaacagaattcTACCCTCCTCATCAAAGCAATAGTGGCAGAGACATCGAATATGCCCCAGGTCTAATTCCAAATGGAGGCGGGCCATCTCTccctgtcatcggctatcatgcccccaaAGACTTCAAGTCTTCTCCAAGGGCTCATTAG